A region from the Volucribacter amazonae genome encodes:
- the truC gene encoding tRNA pseudouridine(65) synthase TruC, protein MIDNISPDLIPLSSSAVDLEIIFQDDYMVAVNKPAGMLVHRSWLDSQETRFVMQTLRDQISQYVYPIHRLDRPTSGVLLFALNPDIAQQLCQQFEQKQVEKSYLAVVRGYLQGQERIDYPLKVKQDKIADKFADKEKLPQSAITDYIGLKTAEMPYPLGRYQTSRYSLVRLLPKTGRKHQLRRHMKHIFHPILGDTQYGDLHQNRLFQQKTGSHRLMLHAESLQITHPITQQKLRLTADLDQQWEQVFRCLGFSE, encoded by the coding sequence ATGATTGATAATATTTCCCCTGATTTAATCCCTTTATCCTCAAGTGCGGTAGATTTAGAGATTATTTTTCAAGATGATTATATGGTTGCGGTAAATAAACCCGCTGGTATGTTGGTACATCGTAGTTGGTTAGATTCGCAAGAAACGCGTTTTGTTATGCAAACTTTGCGTGATCAAATTAGTCAATATGTTTATCCTATTCATCGCCTTGACCGCCCAACTTCTGGTGTGTTGCTATTTGCCTTAAACCCTGACATTGCTCAACAGCTTTGCCAACAATTTGAACAAAAACAGGTGGAAAAAAGTTATTTGGCAGTGGTGCGAGGCTATTTGCAAGGGCAAGAGCGTATTGATTATCCCCTTAAAGTTAAGCAGGATAAAATTGCAGATAAATTTGCCGACAAAGAGAAATTACCCCAATCGGCGATTACCGATTATATTGGTTTAAAAACCGCAGAAATGCCTTATCCTTTAGGGCGTTATCAAACTAGCCGTTATTCTTTGGTAAGATTATTACCAAAAACAGGGCGAAAACATCAATTACGCCGCCATATGAAACATATTTTTCACCCCATTTTAGGGGATACACAATATGGCGATTTACACCAAAATCGCTTATTCCAACAAAAAACAGGCAGCCACCGATTAATGCTACATGCCGAAAGCCTACAAATTACCCACCCAATCACTCAGCAAAAATTACGTTTAACAGCGGATCTTGATCAACAATGGGAACAAGTGTTTAGGTGTTTGGGGTTTAGTGAATAG
- a CDS encoding tautomerase family protein: protein MITVYGLKQQLSSHKTAIMQIIFDCLYLGLGIPKRKHALRFIGLNAEDFYYPEGRTEQFIVIEINLMAGRTEFSKKRLIKMLFCELENKLHISPINVEITIKEQPAHCWGFRGMTGDEANDLSYDIYQ, encoded by the coding sequence ATGATTACGGTTTATGGCTTAAAACAACAATTATCGTCCCATAAAACAGCAATTATGCAAATTATTTTTGATTGTTTATACCTTGGGCTAGGCATTCCTAAGCGTAAACACGCCTTGCGTTTTATTGGATTAAATGCGGAAGATTTTTATTATCCCGAGGGTCGTACTGAACAGTTTATCGTCATTGAAATCAATTTAATGGCAGGGCGAACCGAATTTAGTAAAAAGCGGCTGATTAAAATGTTATTTTGTGAACTTGAAAATAAACTCCATATTTCGCCCATTAATGTAGAAATTACCATTAAGGAACAACCTGCCCATTGTTGGGGATTTCGTGGTATGACAGGTGATGAAGCCAATGATTTAAGTTATGATATTTATCAATAA
- the trpCF gene encoding bifunctional indole-3-glycerol-phosphate synthase TrpC/phosphoribosylanthranilate isomerase TrpF: MNLTDKPTILQQIILDKMDWLNAKQKAFPLTEFVKKIEKSDRSFYQALAKDNSQRPAFILECKKASPSKGLIRADFDLNEIAQVYKNYANAISVLTDEKYFQGDFAYLQQVRSIAPQPVLCKDFIIDEYQVYLARYYQADAILLMLSVLDDDKYQQLAQLAHQLNMGVLTETSNQAELERAIALGAKVIGINNRDLHDLSVDLQRTPPLAKQIPTDRIIISESGIYTHQQVQQLQSVVNGFLIGSSLMAEQDLNNAVRAVIFGENKICGLTRPQDVELAYQQGALYGGLIFVESSPRCVSLRQAQELVTTAPLRFVGVFQNQPMELIVNLARQLSLFAVQLHGQEDPQYIQQLRQQLPPQVQIWQAISIDIEQAEPLNIQELAEVDRYVFDSKTKQQQGGTGKSFNWQYIPPRLKAKAMLAGGINPDNVSQALAQGCLGLDLNSGVESTAGIKASEKVRSIFSKILTYQCSQG; this comes from the coding sequence ATGAATTTAACCGACAAACCCACGATTTTACAACAAATTATCTTAGATAAAATGGATTGGCTTAACGCAAAACAAAAAGCCTTTCCCTTAACAGAATTTGTAAAAAAAATTGAAAAATCAGACCGCTCTTTTTATCAAGCCTTGGCAAAAGATAACTCGCAACGTCCTGCTTTTATCTTAGAATGTAAAAAAGCCTCGCCGTCAAAAGGGCTTATCCGAGCGGATTTTGACTTAAACGAGATTGCGCAGGTGTATAAAAATTACGCCAATGCCATTTCGGTATTAACTGATGAAAAATATTTTCAGGGCGACTTTGCTTATTTACAACAGGTGCGTAGCATTGCCCCACAACCAGTGTTATGCAAAGATTTTATTATTGATGAGTATCAAGTTTATCTCGCACGTTATTATCAAGCTGATGCCATTTTATTAATGTTATCCGTACTTGATGATGACAAATATCAACAACTGGCACAGCTAGCCCACCAATTAAATATGGGGGTATTAACCGAAACTTCTAATCAAGCCGAGTTAGAACGAGCCATAGCCTTGGGGGCAAAAGTGATTGGCATTAATAACCGAGATTTGCACGATCTCAGCGTAGATTTACAACGCACACCGCCACTCGCTAAACAAATTCCAACAGATCGTATTATTATCAGTGAATCAGGAATTTATACTCATCAACAAGTCCAACAATTGCAATCTGTGGTTAATGGCTTTTTAATTGGCTCAAGTTTAATGGCGGAACAAGATTTAAATAATGCCGTACGTGCAGTGATTTTTGGTGAAAACAAAATTTGTGGGCTAACTCGCCCGCAAGATGTTGAACTGGCTTACCAACAAGGGGCGTTATATGGGGGATTGATTTTTGTGGAAAGCTCCCCTCGTTGTGTATCTTTAAGGCAAGCACAAGAGTTGGTAACCACTGCCCCATTGCGTTTTGTTGGCGTTTTTCAAAATCAGCCTATGGAATTGATTGTCAATTTAGCTCGCCAATTATCGCTGTTTGCGGTGCAACTGCATGGGCAAGAAGATCCGCAATATATTCAACAATTACGCCAGCAATTACCGCCACAAGTGCAAATATGGCAAGCCATTTCTATTGATATTGAACAAGCTGAGCCACTTAACATTCAGGAACTTGCTGAGGTGGATCGTTATGTGTTTGATAGTAAAACCAAACAGCAACAAGGTGGCACCGGCAAATCTTTTAATTGGCAATATATTCCGCCACGATTAAAAGCCAAAGCCATGCTCGCAGGTGGAATTAACCCTGATAATGTTAGCCAAGCCTTAGCCCAAGGTTGTTTAGGGCTTGATCTTAATTCAGGTGTAGAAAGTACCGCAGGTATCAAAGCAAGCGAAAAAGTGCGGTCTATTTTTAGTAAAATTTTAACTTATCAGTGTTCACAAGGATAA
- the trpE gene encoding anthranilate synthase component I — protein sequence MLFPYIQTFNQQVAYHSDPTAVFATLCANQSHTLLLESAEITSKNSLKSLLLAKTAVKISCLAQQVKFQALTANGKAVIPLIKQYLATYCSLNQVNEHLLIAEFSPLDPNLDEDSKLQSATIFDGLRALTQLFQYSQTPIFLGGLFAYDLVSNFIPMENIQLQDDGLTCPDYVFYLAEQLLTFDHAHQTAELFSFCFNPEQGQTLLKEQAEIQQKLHKIAPHLDIQNVQTEVQVNIEDPEFKGIIQALKHHINIGDVFQIVPSRRFSLPCPNKLASYRQLKSNNPSPYMFFMQDEDFTLFGASPESALKYSAKTRQLEIYPIAGSRPRGFDQAGNIDQELDARLELELRLDHKELAEHLMLVDLARNDIARVCESGTRQVKELMQVDRYSHIMHLVSRVVGKLRPELDALHAYQACMNMGTLTGAPKIKAMQLIYQFEQQKRHSYGGAVGYLSSDGNFDTCIVIRSAFVQNNTAYVQAGCGEVLDSDPQMEADETRHKARAVINAIMQTNHQTGN from the coding sequence ATGTTATTTCCTTATATCCAAACCTTTAATCAGCAAGTAGCGTATCATTCCGATCCCACAGCGGTTTTTGCTACCCTATGTGCCAATCAATCCCATACTTTATTACTTGAATCTGCGGAAATTACCAGTAAAAATAGCCTAAAAAGTTTATTATTAGCCAAAACGGCGGTAAAAATTTCTTGTCTTGCTCAACAAGTAAAATTTCAAGCATTAACAGCAAATGGTAAAGCGGTTATTCCTCTGATTAAACAATATTTAGCCACTTATTGCTCCCTTAACCAAGTCAATGAACACCTATTAATTGCCGAATTTTCGCCACTTGATCCTAATTTAGATGAAGATAGCAAATTACAATCCGCCACCATTTTTGATGGACTAAGAGCTTTAACCCAATTATTCCAATATAGTCAAACCCCCATTTTTCTTGGGGGATTATTTGCTTACGATCTCGTCAGCAATTTTATTCCAATGGAAAATATTCAGCTACAAGATGATGGCTTAACCTGTCCCGATTATGTATTTTATCTTGCCGAGCAATTATTAACCTTTGATCATGCTCATCAAACTGCGGAATTATTTAGTTTTTGTTTTAATCCTGAACAAGGGCAAACCTTATTAAAAGAACAAGCGGAAATTCAACAAAAATTACACAAAATTGCACCGCACTTAGACATACAAAATGTGCAAACAGAAGTACAAGTGAATATTGAAGATCCTGAATTTAAAGGGATTATTCAAGCCCTAAAACACCATATTAATATCGGCGATGTGTTCCAAATTGTGCCATCACGCCGATTTTCTTTACCTTGCCCGAATAAATTAGCCTCCTATCGGCAATTAAAAAGCAATAATCCAAGCCCTTATATGTTTTTTATGCAAGATGAAGACTTTACTTTATTTGGGGCATCGCCAGAAAGTGCGTTAAAATATTCAGCAAAAACTCGCCAATTAGAGATTTACCCTATTGCAGGTTCTCGCCCAAGAGGTTTTGATCAGGCTGGCAATATCGATCAGGAATTAGATGCCCGTTTAGAATTAGAATTACGTTTAGATCACAAAGAATTAGCAGAACATTTAATGCTCGTGGATTTAGCTCGCAATGATATTGCACGAGTTTGTGAAAGCGGAACAAGACAGGTTAAAGAATTAATGCAAGTGGATCGCTATTCGCATATTATGCACTTGGTTTCTCGTGTGGTGGGTAAATTACGCCCTGAACTTGATGCCCTGCACGCTTATCAAGCCTGTATGAATATGGGAACGCTAACAGGTGCACCTAAAATTAAAGCCATGCAATTAATCTATCAATTTGAACAACAAAAACGCCATTCTTATGGCGGTGCTGTGGGCTATTTATCCTCTGACGGCAATTTTGATACCTGCATTGTTATCCGCTCTGCTTTCGTCCAAAATAATACAGCTTATGTACAAGCTGGTTGTGGCGAGGTGTTAGACTCTGATCCGCAAATGGAAGCTGATGAAACAAGACATAAAGCCCGTGCAGTAATCAACGCTATTATGCAAACCAATCATCAGACCGGCAATTAA
- a CDS encoding FMN-dependent NADH-azoreductase: MQNLLVLKSSILGDQSQTNQLSDYLTAQLEGVHIIERDLAQYPLPSYDANAAQALRKGQAENENQQKLVALSDQLIEELNSVDTLVINAPMYNFNIPTQLKTYFDFIARAGVTFRYGENGAEGLIKGKKAIVLCAFGGIHQGTATDLVTPYIKTFLGFIGITDVQFVYAQGIGYGAEAVAQAQRQAKQHIDEIIKNA, encoded by the coding sequence ATGCAAAATCTATTAGTATTAAAATCAAGTATTTTAGGCGATCAATCACAAACCAACCAATTATCCGATTATCTTACCGCCCAACTTGAAGGAGTACATATTATTGAACGTGATTTAGCTCAGTACCCTCTACCAAGCTACGATGCCAATGCTGCTCAAGCATTACGCAAGGGACAAGCTGAGAACGAAAACCAACAAAAATTAGTGGCATTATCCGATCAACTGATTGAAGAATTAAATAGCGTAGATACCCTTGTGATCAATGCCCCAATGTATAACTTTAATATTCCAACTCAGCTCAAAACTTATTTTGATTTTATCGCTCGTGCAGGTGTAACTTTCCGTTATGGAGAAAATGGCGCTGAAGGTTTGATAAAAGGTAAAAAAGCCATTGTATTATGTGCTTTCGGTGGTATTCATCAAGGTACGGCAACGGATTTGGTTACCCCTTATATAAAAACATTCTTAGGCTTTATTGGCATTACTGATGTACAATTTGTCTATGCACAAGGTATCGGTTATGGTGCCGAGGCAGTTGCTCAAGCTCAACGCCAAGCAAAACAGCATATTGATGAAATCATTAAAAATGCTTAA
- the trpB gene encoding tryptophan synthase subunit beta yields MTKETLLNPYFGEFGGMYVPEILVPVLKQLEQAFVEAKQDPEFQRQFQDLLKNYAGRPTALTLCRNLTKGSQTKLYLKREDLLHGGAHKTNQVLGQILLAKRMGKTRIIAETGAGQHGVATALACAMLDMPCKIYMGAKDIERQAPNVFRMRLMGAEVESVQKGSCSLKDACCEAMRDWSANYATTHYLLGTAAGPHPFPTIVREFQKMIGEETKQQILEREGRLPDAVIAAVGGGSNAIGMFNDFIDEKNVRLIGIEPAGHGIATGEHGAPLKHGTVGIYFGMKAPLMQTQDGQIEESYSISAGLDFPSVGPQHAYLHAIGRADYESITDDEALEAFQALARHEGIIPALESSHALAYALKMIKQNPDKPQILVVNLSGRGDKDIFTVDKILSAKGGL; encoded by the coding sequence ATGACAAAAGAAACCCTTTTAAATCCTTATTTTGGTGAATTTGGTGGTATGTATGTACCAGAAATCTTAGTGCCTGTATTAAAGCAATTAGAACAAGCATTTGTTGAAGCGAAGCAAGATCCTGAGTTTCAACGCCAATTCCAAGATTTACTTAAAAATTATGCAGGACGCCCTACCGCCCTTACCCTTTGCCGTAATTTAACCAAGGGTAGCCAAACCAAATTATATTTAAAACGAGAAGATCTATTGCATGGTGGAGCACACAAAACCAATCAAGTGCTAGGGCAAATTTTATTGGCAAAACGTATGGGAAAAACCCGTATTATTGCGGAAACAGGGGCAGGACAACATGGCGTAGCCACCGCTTTGGCTTGTGCTATGCTTGATATGCCTTGCAAAATTTATATGGGGGCAAAAGACATTGAACGCCAAGCCCCTAATGTATTTCGTATGCGTTTAATGGGCGCGGAAGTAGAATCAGTACAAAAAGGTTCTTGTTCCTTAAAAGATGCTTGTTGTGAAGCAATGCGAGATTGGTCAGCCAATTATGCCACAACCCATTATTTACTTGGCACAGCGGCTGGCCCGCACCCTTTCCCAACCATTGTGCGTGAATTTCAAAAAATGATTGGCGAAGAAACCAAACAACAAATTCTTGAACGGGAAGGACGTTTGCCTGATGCAGTGATTGCAGCGGTAGGCGGTGGTTCTAATGCCATTGGTATGTTTAATGATTTTATTGACGAAAAAAATGTGAGATTAATCGGCATTGAACCTGCGGGGCATGGCATTGCCACTGGCGAACATGGTGCACCATTAAAACATGGTACGGTGGGCATTTATTTTGGAATGAAAGCCCCTTTAATGCAAACCCAAGACGGACAAATTGAAGAATCTTATTCCATTTCCGCAGGGCTAGATTTTCCGTCTGTCGGTCCACAGCACGCTTATTTACACGCTATTGGACGTGCCGACTATGAAAGCATTACCGATGATGAAGCCTTAGAGGCCTTTCAAGCCTTAGCTCGCCACGAGGGCATTATCCCTGCTTTAGAAAGTTCCCACGCCTTAGCTTATGCCTTAAAAATGATTAAACAAAATCCTGATAAACCGCAAATTTTAGTGGTTAATCTTTCTGGTCGTGGCGATAAAGATATTTTTACCGTAGATAAAATTTTATCTGCCAAAGGAGGCTTATAA
- a CDS encoding YqcC family protein, translating to MMQQVKTHLQALQAVLQHHQLWQAVAPEAAAFESQQPFALDTMTATEWLQWIFIPRMWALLESNAPLPNKIAISPYIEEALKEHQALPELLTPLLALEQLLNDD from the coding sequence ATAATGCAACAGGTTAAAACCCATTTACAGGCATTACAAGCGGTTTTACAACACCACCAATTATGGCAAGCTGTCGCCCCAGAGGCGGCGGCTTTTGAAAGTCAACAACCCTTTGCTTTAGATACAATGACCGCAACAGAATGGCTACAATGGATTTTTATTCCACGTATGTGGGCATTGTTAGAAAGCAACGCCCCTTTACCAAATAAAATCGCCATTTCGCCTTATATTGAAGAAGCGTTAAAAGAGCATCAAGCCTTGCCAGAATTATTAACCCCTTTGCTCGCCTTGGAGCAATTATTAAATGATGATTGA
- the sohB gene encoding protease SohB yields the protein MWSELALGYGLFILQILTIIVVIGIIFAIIIGLKQKGKLAQGELEIIDLAEQYQKNQQKLADFQLSEQAAKVAEKAKKKADKLKAKAEKERLKNGEKNNEQNKPHLYVLSFKGDIQASATTALREEINAIIAVAKPEQDEVLLRLESPGGVVHGYGLAASQLNRLKQHGIKLTVAVDKVAASGGYMMACVADKIVAAPFAIIGSIGVVAQVPNIHRLLKKNDIDVEVMTAGEYKRTLTVLGENTEKGKQKFQQELQQTHDLFKQFVAQQRRHLAIDQVATGEHWFGQQAIELQLVDEIATSDDLILAAIKEKSVLAISYKTKKSLLQKFGKQAEESADNLLTKLLNRQGKDFY from the coding sequence ATGTGGTCTGAACTAGCCTTAGGTTATGGCTTATTTATTTTACAAATTCTGACGATTATTGTAGTTATTGGCATTATTTTCGCCATTATCATTGGCTTAAAACAAAAAGGAAAATTAGCACAAGGCGAACTTGAAATTATTGATTTAGCCGAACAATACCAAAAAAATCAACAAAAATTAGCGGATTTTCAGTTAAGTGAACAAGCGGCTAAAGTGGCGGAAAAAGCCAAGAAAAAAGCGGATAAACTCAAAGCAAAAGCGGAAAAAGAGCGGTTAAAAAATGGTGAAAAAAATAATGAGCAAAATAAACCGCACTTATATGTTTTGAGTTTTAAAGGCGATATCCAAGCCTCAGCCACAACGGCTCTGCGAGAGGAAATTAATGCTATTATTGCGGTTGCTAAACCTGAACAAGATGAAGTGTTGTTACGTTTAGAAAGCCCGGGTGGGGTAGTGCATGGCTATGGTTTAGCTGCCTCACAATTAAATCGTTTAAAACAACATGGCATTAAATTAACCGTTGCGGTAGATAAAGTGGCGGCGAGTGGTGGTTATATGATGGCGTGCGTGGCAGATAAAATTGTTGCCGCCCCTTTTGCTATTATTGGGTCTATCGGCGTGGTGGCTCAAGTGCCAAATATTCATCGCTTATTAAAGAAAAATGATATTGATGTGGAAGTGATGACCGCAGGCGAGTATAAACGAACCCTAACGGTATTGGGCGAAAATACTGAAAAAGGTAAACAAAAATTCCAACAAGAACTGCAACAAACTCACGATTTATTCAAACAATTTGTGGCACAACAACGCCGCCATTTAGCCATTGATCAGGTTGCCACTGGCGAACATTGGTTTGGACAACAAGCCATTGAATTGCAATTAGTTGATGAAATTGCCACCAGTGATGATTTAATTTTAGCGGCGATAAAAGAAAAATCGGTGCTGGCAATCAGTTATAAAACAAAGAAATCCTTGTTACAAAAATTTGGCAAACAAGCGGAAGAAAGTGCGGATAATTTATTGACTAAATTATTAAACCGCCAAGGCAAAGATTTTTATTAA
- the trpD gene encoding anthranilate phosphoribosyltransferase translates to MQTEHILNKLFDQQSLTLQESEQLFQQIIQGNLLPEQLAAALIALKIKGESVEEISGAVTASLQAAQPFPRPDYPFADIVGTGGDGANTINISTASAIVAASMGIKVAKHGNRSVSSKTGSSDLLTALGVNISIDAQTARQALDEINLCFLFAQQYHLGFKHAVAVRQALKTRTIFNILGPLINPARPKQQLLGVYTAKLIPTYAETAVKLGHQHSIVVHGCGLDEVAIHGKTEVAEISQGNIEYYSLSPQDFGFRPQPLESLQGGEPQQNAEMITNLLQGNGKPAHQQAVAMNTALLLKLFGQPDIKQNAEQVMAHLATGKAFETLTRLTQY, encoded by the coding sequence ATGCAAACAGAACACATTTTAAATAAACTTTTTGACCAACAATCCCTTACACTGCAAGAAAGTGAACAGCTCTTCCAACAGATTATTCAAGGCAATTTATTGCCTGAACAATTAGCCGCAGCCTTAATTGCCTTAAAAATTAAAGGCGAAAGTGTGGAAGAAATTAGCGGAGCGGTAACCGCCTCATTACAAGCAGCTCAACCTTTCCCTCGCCCAGATTATCCCTTTGCCGATATTGTTGGCACAGGTGGCGATGGGGCGAATACTATTAATATTTCCACTGCCTCTGCTATTGTTGCCGCCTCCATGGGGATCAAAGTTGCTAAACATGGTAACCGCAGTGTTTCCAGTAAAACAGGCTCAAGCGATTTACTTACTGCCTTAGGGGTCAATATTAGCATTGATGCTCAAACCGCAAGACAAGCGCTCGATGAGATTAATCTTTGCTTTTTATTTGCCCAACAATACCATTTAGGCTTTAAGCACGCCGTTGCGGTACGCCAAGCGTTAAAAACTCGTACCATTTTTAATATTCTTGGACCATTAATTAACCCTGCTCGTCCTAAACAGCAATTATTGGGGGTATATACCGCAAAACTTATTCCAACCTATGCAGAAACAGCGGTTAAACTCGGTCATCAACATAGTATTGTAGTGCATGGTTGTGGTTTAGATGAGGTTGCCATTCATGGTAAAACAGAAGTGGCTGAAATTTCTCAGGGTAACATTGAATATTATAGTCTTTCACCACAGGATTTTGGTTTCCGTCCTCAGCCTTTAGAAAGTTTGCAAGGTGGCGAGCCACAACAAAATGCGGAAATGATTACCAATCTGTTACAGGGTAACGGAAAACCAGCTCATCAACAAGCAGTAGCAATGAATACGGCGCTGTTATTAAAATTATTCGGGCAACCTGATATTAAACAAAATGCAGAACAAGTTATGGCACACCTTGCCACTGGCAAAGCATTTGAAACCTTAACCCGATTAACCCAATATTAA
- a CDS encoding aminodeoxychorismate/anthranilate synthase component II, with amino-acid sequence MANILFIDNFDSFTYNLVDQFRTLGHQVQIYRNDCALSLLIERALAQPDTILALSPGPGNPAQAGNLLPLIAQLKHQVPMIGICLGHQALIEAFGGKVIHAGEVLHGKVSKIQHDNQAMFAGLQNPMPVARYHSLMGNDLPEELVVNATYNDIVMAIRHQHLPICGFQFHPESILTVEGGKLLAQAIDWLLRSR; translated from the coding sequence ATGGCAAATATTTTATTTATTGATAATTTTGATTCCTTTACCTATAACCTTGTGGATCAATTTCGTACCCTTGGACACCAAGTCCAAATTTACCGTAATGATTGTGCGTTATCCTTATTAATTGAGCGAGCCTTAGCACAACCTGATACCATTTTAGCCCTCTCACCGGGGCCGGGCAATCCCGCTCAAGCAGGCAATTTATTGCCATTAATTGCTCAGTTAAAACACCAAGTCCCAATGATTGGTATTTGTTTAGGACATCAAGCATTAATTGAAGCCTTTGGCGGCAAAGTGATTCATGCTGGCGAAGTGCTACATGGCAAGGTATCCAAAATCCAACATGATAACCAAGCAATGTTTGCAGGATTACAAAACCCTATGCCTGTGGCTCGTTATCATTCTCTTATGGGCAATGATTTGCCTGAGGAATTGGTGGTTAATGCCACTTATAATGATATTGTTATGGCAATACGTCATCAACATTTGCCGATTTGTGGCTTTCAATTCCACCCTGAAAGTATCTTAACGGTAGAAGGGGGAAAATTATTGGCACAAGCTATAGATTGGTTACTCCGCTCTCGTTAA
- the trpA gene encoding tryptophan synthase subunit alpha, which translates to MNRFAQLFQHLDQQNEGAFVPFVTLGDPNFEQSFNIVCTLVENGADALELGFPFSDPLLDGPVIQAANNRALQAGCSTEQSFQLLAKIRQKYPHIPISLLLCANLIYAQGLTPFYQRCAEVGVDAVLVADIPLLACEPYVSAAKAQGIQPVFICPPNADDNTIAKVAQYSEGYTYLVSRAGVTSAENHSYATNLDHLVEKLKAHNAPPILQGFGIAKPEQVKNALSLGVQGAISGSATVKIIEQHLNDPKQCLKELANFVRLMKQATRKQ; encoded by the coding sequence ATGAACCGTTTTGCCCAATTATTTCAACATTTAGACCAACAGAATGAAGGGGCATTTGTTCCCTTTGTTACCTTAGGTGATCCTAATTTTGAACAATCTTTCAATATTGTCTGCACCCTCGTAGAAAATGGAGCTGATGCCCTTGAGTTAGGCTTTCCTTTTTCCGATCCGCTATTAGATGGCCCAGTAATCCAAGCTGCCAATAATCGTGCGTTACAAGCAGGTTGTAGTACAGAGCAAAGTTTCCAATTATTGGCAAAAATTAGACAAAAATATCCGCATATTCCAATTAGCTTATTATTATGTGCCAACCTTATTTATGCACAAGGGCTAACCCCATTCTATCAACGTTGTGCCGAAGTGGGCGTTGATGCAGTCTTAGTCGCCGATATTCCCTTGTTAGCCTGTGAGCCTTATGTGTCCGCTGCCAAAGCACAGGGTATCCAACCTGTATTTATTTGCCCACCAAACGCTGATGATAACACCATTGCTAAGGTTGCCCAATATAGCGAAGGCTATACTTATTTAGTTTCAAGGGCTGGGGTAACCAGTGCAGAAAACCACAGCTATGCAACCAATCTTGATCATTTAGTGGAAAAATTAAAAGCCCACAATGCCCCCCCTATTCTACAAGGCTTTGGTATTGCTAAACCTGAGCAAGTAAAAAATGCCTTATCGCTAGGTGTACAAGGGGCTATTTCAGGTTCAGCTACGGTAAAAATTATTGAACAACACCTCAATGATCCTAAACAATGCTTAAAAGAACTGGCTAATTTTGTACGTTTAATGAAACAGGCTACGAGAAAACAATAG
- a CDS encoding YrhA family protein gives MWKSKLYQVKKLKEQYTGYSNSGVSDKNIEDYLKLCKENKIYIPDSYFSILKEINGFEFDGCILYGIGKQYLNVTPNEFIYDLIERNKIWHENKENIIYTYLGETNISWYVYYKNNNSYLVLDMPSGEIMEEFKDINLLIDSFFDEMGEI, from the coding sequence ATGTGGAAAAGTAAACTCTATCAAGTAAAAAAATTAAAAGAACAATATACTGGGTACAGTAATTCAGGTGTATCTGATAAAAATATAGAAGATTACTTGAAATTATGTAAAGAGAATAAAATATACATTCCAGATTCATATTTTTCTATTTTAAAGGAAATTAATGGCTTTGAGTTTGATGGTTGTATATTATATGGCATTGGAAAGCAGTATCTAAATGTAACGCCAAATGAATTTATATATGATTTAATAGAGAGAAATAAAATATGGCATGAGAACAAAGAAAATATAATTTATACATACTTAGGAGAAACAAACATTAGCTGGTATGTTTATTATAAGAATAACAATTCATACCTTGTATTAGATATGCCCTCTGGTGAAATAATGGAAGAATTCAAAGATATAAATCTGTTAATAGACAGTTTTTTTGATGAAATGGGAGAAATATAA